One genomic segment of Hordeum vulgare subsp. vulgare chromosome 2H, MorexV3_pseudomolecules_assembly, whole genome shotgun sequence includes these proteins:
- the LOC123424936 gene encoding uncharacterized protein LOC123424936 — MPAIPEGGPAARVELELALPLGAAPFDLEAAVCSHGLFMMAPNRWDPSSRALLRPLRLASDRSKSLLARVSRHPARPSRALLVSLLGADALSPLDQDCVLAQVRRMLRLSEEDDRVVAEFQAMHAAAREAGFGRIFRSPTLFEDMVKCILLCNCQWTRTLSMATALCELQLELRRSPGAEDLQLRTPPIREHKRKRSKNQNVRVKLETKFTESECLEDPRVGTAEDARVVTGTSNVIAHLETDGNLASLPPVTPEIGSACDSFDSSELGLEDCIGDFPTPEELANLDEDFLAKRCNLGYRAERIVLLARSIVEGKVCPQKLADMCKMSSPATKELSTILPTYERLNDDLSTISGFGPFTRANVLMCMGFFHMIPADTETIRHLKQCHKIASTIKSVHMELDKIYGEYAPFQFLAYWFELWGFYDKQFGKITEMDPSTYRLFTASALKKQHLLVRK; from the exons ATGCCGGCGATCCCAGAGGGCGGCCCCGCCGCGCGCGTGGAGCTGGAGCTCGCGCTCCCGCTCGGCGCGGCCCCGTTCGACCTGGAGGCGGCCGTGTGCAGCCACGGGTTGTTCATGATGGCGCCCAACCGCTGGGACCCGTCCTCCCGCGCGCTCCTCCGCCCTCTCCGCCTCGCCTCCGACCGCTCCAAGTCCCTGCTCGCCCGCGTCTCCcgccaccccgcgcgcccctcccgCGCCCTCCTCGTCTCCCTCCTCGGCGCCGACGCCCTCTCCCCGCTCGACCAGGACTGCGTTCTC GCGCAAGTGCGGCGGATGCTGCGGCTGTCGGAGGAGGACGACAGGGTGGTGGCGGAGTTCCAGGCGATGCACGCCGCCGCGAGGGAGGCGGGGTTCGGCCGCATCTTCCGCTCCCCCACCCTGTTCGAGGACATGGTCAAGTGCATCCTCCTCTGCAATTGCCA ATGGACAAGAACATTGTCAATGGCTACTGCGCTGTGCGAGCTTCAGTTGGAGCTGAGACGTTCACCTGGTGCTGAAGATCTTCAGTTAAGGACACCTCCAATCAGGGAGCATAAAAGGAAGCGCAGCAAGAATCAGAATGTCCGTGTCAAGCTAGAAACGAAGTTTACCGAGTCGGAGTGCTTGGAGGATCCAAGGGTAGGAACTGCGGAGGATGCAAGAGTGGTAACTGGTACTAGCAATGTCATAGCACATTTGGAAACGGATGGAAATTTGGCTAGCTTACCCCCAGTTACACCTGAAATAGGCAGTGCTTGTGATTCCTTTGATTCTTCAGAGCTCGGCTTGGAAGATTGTATTGGAGATTTCCCTACTCCAGAAGAATTAGCGAATCTTGATGAGGACTTCTTAGCGAAGCGCTGTAACCTTGGATATCGAGCGGAGCGGATTGTGTTGCTTGCACGCAGCATTGTGGAAGGAAAGGTATGCCCACAAAAGCTTGCAGATATGTGCAAAATGTCTTCACCAGCTACAAAAGAGCTTTCTACTATCCTGCCTACCTACGAAAGACTGAATGACGATTTATCTACTATCTCTGGATTTGGCCCTTTCACTCGTGCCAATGTGCTCATGTGCATGGGATTTTTCCACATGATCCCAGCTGATACTGAGACAATTAGGCATCTAAAGCAG TGTCATAAAATTGCAAGCACCATAAAATCTGTTCATATGGAATTGGATAAAATCTACGGCGAGTATGCTCCATTTCAGTTCTTAGCATACTG GTTCGAGCTATGGGGCTTCTATGACAAGCAATTTGGGAAGATCACTGAGATGGATCCATCCACATATAGGCTATTTACTGCGAGCGCTTTAAAGAAGCAACATCTGTTAGTTAGGAAATAG
- the LOC123424937 gene encoding XIAP-associated factor 1-like, which translates to MAAAAVSAADSADPAVATSTCAHCNREIPSPNIALHSAHCARNLHLKCEHCGDMVPRKHMDKHYEDNHAPVNCPRCKQTVEHELWDLHKRLQCPQRMLACQYCKFELPAADIFEHQDVCGNQTKYCQPCNKDIRLREWIGHELLLHSKTNVTPESSSDRSMLEKEEGACHEQVRPVFGLTYKQLLLTIAIAGLAVLIGSILFQRRIGSSEA; encoded by the exons atggccgccgccgccgtctccgCTGCCGACTCCGCCGATCCCGCCGTCGCCACCTCCACCTGCGCGCACTG TAACCGAGAGATCCCGTCTCCGAACATCGCGCTGCATTCCGCACACTGCGCTCGCAACCTTCACTTGAAGTGTGAGCATTGTGGAGATATGGTTCCGAGGAAGCACATGGATAAGCACTACGAGGATAACCATGCTCCG GTGAATTGCCCACGCTGCAAACAAACTGTGGAGCATGAGCTGTGGGATCTTCATAAACGCTTACAGTGCCCACAAAGGATGCTTGCGTGCCAATATTGCAAGTTTGAATTACCCGCAGCTGACATTTTTGAGCATCAG GATGTATGTGGAAATCAAACAAAATATTGTCAACCTTGCAACAAGGACATCAGACTTCGGGAATGGATTGGACACGAGCTCCTACTCCATTCAAAAACAAAtgtcactccagaatcttcaag TGACAGGTCCATGCTGGAAAAAGAAGAGGGTGCCTGTCATGAGCAAGTACGTCCGGTTTTTGGTTTAACATACAAGCAACTGCTCCTCACAATTGCAATAGCTGGACTTGCTGTTCTAATTGGATCCATTCTGTTCCAAAGAAGGATTGGAAGTTCCGAAGCCTAG